Below is a window of Aerosakkonema funiforme FACHB-1375 DNA.
AATTGTGCCGATGCACGATATGCCTACGGCACGCTGTGCGAAGGCACTCCTGCAAGTGCCTTAACAAAAGTTCATACAGTGTCGATTACTTTTGTCCGACTACTTACTGCCTTTGGGCGAAGATTTTCTATGGCAAATTGAAACGGGTGTCATCCGCACCATGACGTGGCAGGAAGACGGAACTTGTATCACCTTTGGATTGTGGGGGCCAGGAGATATTGTCGGTAGAGCCCTATCAAAAGCCGATCCCCTTCAAATAGAATGCTTAACTGATGTACAAGCAACATTACTGCCCGCCGGTAACTGGGATCTAGCTACTGATGCTATGCTTCTACACGCTCAACGTCTCGGAGAATTTTTGGAAATTGTACACAGCAAACCTATTGACGCCTCGCTGTTTCGATTGATGAATTGGTTGGGCAAAAGGTTCGGTCGCGAAATCGATCGAGGACAAATTATCGATCTGCGCTTAACCCATCAGCAAATGGCTGAAATTATTGGCGCTAGCAGAGTTACTGTCACCCGCATTCTCAATAACTTTGAAAAGCAGGGAATTATTCAACGCCTGCATCGCAAAGTTGTCGTTATGCAAGAGCAGTCTTTGTGGCACTACGAAATTTAACTAGGAACTAGGGGTTAGGGGCTAGGGGCTAGGGAAGAGGGAAGCGGGAGTGGAGAAGAAGGGGAGAGTGGGGGAGTGGGGGAATTTATATGTAAATTTTCGACCTTTATGGCGTTCTCCCGCTCTCCCGTTCTCCCGCTCCCCCGCTCCCCTCTCTTACCCTAGCCCCTAGCCCCTAACCCCTAGCCCCTTCTTTTAGATGGCTCTAAAAGAGTTATGTATTCTCTGAATCATAGAGATTGCCGATGTATTGCTGGGAGCGTAGAAACTAGCCATATAAATGGTTTTGTTATTCTGATAACGAATCATCGTAATAATTGCATCAGTTTCTGATTCGGATATCCATAGTTGAACTGCTTCTAGTCCGCTAATATTCAGCCTGCTTCTTCTTTTGATCTGATAACCAACTTTTTCCTGGGCTGAAATTGCCTCCTTGACAACCGTCTCAAAATTTTTCGGTTGAATATATATATCCGTTTTGATAAAATTTTCTGGAAAATCCTGATTTCCTACGATAGCCAGACGATCGTTTGTTATGATTGTCAGGTCGCTCCTGTTTCTCTCTACAAACCAACCAAAAGGATACTGAATTGCATATTCACGCGGTTCTACGTAAGTTAAAAATCTCGTTTCTGTGGTGACGGGACTATTTTGTGCGACACCAATCTTTGTCCCAAAAACTGTATAGGGCAGCGTAACAAATCCTAAAAACGCAACAATTTTCAGGGCTGTGGAAAGCAAAAGTTTGAATTTCATAGTTTTTTCTAACCTACTCGACTTGCCCTAAATAATATCGTCAGATTCAATTTCTTCACAGCGTTGCAGGAGTGTTTCAATTTCAGCTGCTAATTCAATTAACTCTGGCCAAGATGAATCATTTACTAAGTCTTGGGCGTGAGCGAGCTTGTTTCTTAATGCTTCGGCTGATTTGAGGAAACGCTCTCCAGATCTTTTGGATTTTAGCCCAAGTCGATCGACAATTTCTGTTTTGGCGAGGATTAATTCCCGCTTATCGGAGAATTGCAGGTAATCTGTCAAGTTCATCGCTTCGTTTTTCGCTTGCCGATCGTGCCATAATTTTT
It encodes the following:
- a CDS encoding Crp/Fnr family transcriptional regulator, coding for MSDYLLPLGEDFLWQIETGVIRTMTWQEDGTCITFGLWGPGDIVGRALSKADPLQIECLTDVQATLLPAGNWDLATDAMLLHAQRLGEFLEIVHSKPIDASLFRLMNWLGKRFGREIDRGQIIDLRLTHQQMAEIIGASRVTVTRILNNFEKQGIIQRLHRKVVVMQEQSLWHYEI
- a CDS encoding PsbP-related protein, which produces MKFKLLLSTALKIVAFLGFVTLPYTVFGTKIGVAQNSPVTTETRFLTYVEPREYAIQYPFGWFVERNRSDLTIITNDRLAIVGNQDFPENFIKTDIYIQPKNFETVVKEAISAQEKVGYQIKRRSRLNISGLEAVQLWISESETDAIITMIRYQNNKTIYMASFYAPSNTSAISMIQRIHNSFRAI